One segment of Panicum virgatum strain AP13 chromosome 3K, P.virgatum_v5, whole genome shotgun sequence DNA contains the following:
- the LOC120700967 gene encoding uncharacterized protein LOC120700967, whose amino-acid sequence MDGFSTAIKNQFSFNKMIETQLAQVAATMPPALENVKAITTRGGKTTQDPPYPNHVNRKKANPVAEEPPWEQEPEKVHEGKMAPHEFYDTQVLPFPMRARKPSTDEQFSHFVEIIQQVNINVPLMDAMKVLTYARYIKDIINNKRLLPTTEVIKPTEACSAAILQQLPEKKKDPGFPTIRCSIGAQNFDKALCDLGASVSVMPKAVFDQLNYTELTPTPMQLQLADSSVWHPEGIAEDVPVRVRDCFVPVDFVVLDMDNQKETTLIPGRPFLNTADAHIDVGAEEI is encoded by the coding sequence atggacggattctccactgccATCAAGAATCAGTTtagtttcaacaagatgattgagaCTCAACTAGCTCAAGTGGCTGCTACCATGCCCCCTGCTTTGGAGAATGTTAAGGCGATAACCACACGAGGAGGTAAAACTACTCAAGACCCAccttatcctaaccatgttAACAGGAAGAAAGCAAACCCGGTGGCAGAAGAACCACCTTGGGAGCAGGAACCCGAgaaggttcatgaagggaagatggCTCCGCATGAATTTTATGATACCCAAGTATTGCCGTTCCCTATGAGGGCAAGGAAGCCAAGTACAGATGAGCAGTTCAGCCACTTTGTTgagataatacaacaagtgaacaTCAATGTACCCTTGATGGATGCGATGAAGGTTCTGACCTATGCTCGTTATATCAAGGACATAATCAACAACAAGCGACTACTGCCAACTACCGAAGTAATCAAGCCCACTGAGGCATGCAGTGCAGCTATACTTCAACAATTGcccgagaagaagaaggatccaGGATTCCCAACTATAAGATGTTCGATAGGGGCACAGAACTTCGACAAAGCCTTATGTGATTTGGGAGCCAGTGTTAGTGTGATGCCGAAGGCGGTCTTCGACCAACTCAACTACACAGAGTTGACACCGACACCCATGCAGTTGCAATTGGCTGACTCCTCAGTATGGCACCCAGAAGGAATCGCTGAGGATGTCCCCGTGAGAGTACGGGACTGTTTTGTCCCAGTCGATTTTGTGGTACTTGATATGGATAATCAGAAGGAGACTACTCTCATTCCAGGACGGCCGTTCCTCAATACAGCAGATGCAcatattgatgttggggccgaAGAAATCTGA
- the LOC120700968 gene encoding keratin, type I cytoskeletal 9-like, translated as MVWSIYGFEPKSTCPLVPIMKPLHKRRTICRNIQGSTDRAIEAGASGVCSHDRVSGGASGDTRACGDGSHGGGDTGAYGDGSRGGGDTGAYGDGSHGGGDTEAYGDGSSAGGDGRASSRVDVRGGGDVRGISPSGGDGSRDTGAAGDGGA; from the exons ATGGTGTGGAGCATATATGGTTTTGAGCCCAAGTCTACATGCCCTCTTGTACCAATTATGAAACCTTTGCATAAAAGGAGGACAATCT GCCGCAACATTCAAGGCAGCACTGATCGGGCCATCGAAGCTGGGGCCAGTGGAGTATGCTCTCATGATCGGGTCAGTGGTGGAGCAAGTGGTGATACCAGGGCCTGTGGTGATGGCTCTCATGGTGGTGGTGATACCGGAGCCTATGGTGATGGTTCTCGTGGTGGTGGTGACACTGGGGCCTATGGGGACGGCTCTCATGGTGGTGGTGATACCGAGGCCTATGGGGATGGCTCTAGTGCTGGCGGTGATGGCAGAGCTAGCTCTCGTGTTGATGTTCGAGGTGGTGGTGATGTTCGAGGTATTTCTCCTAGTGGTGGTGATGGCTCTCGTGATACTGGAGCcgctggtgatggcggagccTGA